Sequence from the Gloeocapsopsis dulcis genome:
CAATCAATCAAAACTCTCGTACTTACCAAAGGATTATTAGCAACATTATTAATTGCTCCTGGAGTAGCTTCGGCAAATACTAATATCTCTGTTCCTGATCTTAAGACTACTAATTACGCAATCCCCACCGATGCTTATTTTGTCTCCCCAGATGGACAAGATACAAATACTGGTAGAACTATTAACTCTCCTTTGTCAGTTGAAAAAGCGCTAGCAACTGCTCCTAGTGGTGCAACAATTGTATTTCGTGGTGGGATATATCGCGGTGTAGAAGCTAATGTTCCTAAAACGTTGACCTTGCAAGCCTACCCAAATGAGAAACCTTGGATTAAAGGCAGTGTTGTTGTAAATGAATGGGTGAAAGAAGGTAGTATTTGGCGCAAAGATGGCTGGAATTATTCATTTCCTTCTAAAGTCCAGCGTGCATCTATTGACCCGAAATACCCATTAGCAGGTGTACGGGACATGGTTTTTATTAATAACGTTGGACTGCAGCAAGTAGCAAGCAGATCTCAAGTTGTTCCTGGAACCTTTTATGTTGATGCTGCTAATAAGAAACTCTATATTGGTAGCGATCCTGCAGGTAAAACTGTTGAATCCACAGCAAAAGAATCTGCCTTTACTGTCCTCAACAATGGCTCTAATACAGTCATCAGAGGATTGGGCATCACACACTATGCTGACAATGCGATTAGTATTAGAAGACCAAACATCACACTAGAAAATAATACGCTCACTTGGAATGGTCTTAATGGAGTTTTGCTTACTAATACAGATGCCGTATTGCGGGGCAACATCCTGAGCTACAACGGACGCCAGGGCGTCGCTGGTGTTCGTGCTGACCGGATGCTCTTAGAAAATAACGTTGTGAGTTACAACAACATTGAAAATTTTGCTAAACATTGGGGGTCAGCAGGAATTAAAACTATTTGGACTGATGGCTTGGTATGGCGTGGCAATCTCGTAGAGAATAACAACTCTATCGGGATGTGGATTGATGAATCTACGACAAACTCGACCGTTGTTAATAATGTCATTCGCAACAATGACGGTAATGGTATTTCGATGGAAATTTCGCACAAGGCAATTATTGCCTCAAACGTTATCTACGGTAATGCACCTGCAGGTATCATCGTACTTAACTCTTCAAGTGCACGCATTTACAACAACACGCTGGCACGCAACCATGCCAACCTCTTAATTAAAGAAACGCCACGAAACAATACAAAATTAGCTGAGATTGCCGAGGGGATTGCTTGGATTACACGGAATACTGTTGTCAAAAATAATATTTTATGGGGTTCTAGCGGTCCTACATACTTTGCTCCTAGCTGTGAACTAAAAGAGCAATCAAAACAAATGATCCCTGTTACTAATTACAATGCTTACTATCGTCCAGCAGTAGCTGAACCAGTAAACTTTGTCACCTGGGGATTAGGTGGCAGCCAGTGCTCTCAAGGATTCCGGACTCTTGCTAGCTTCGTCTCAGCCACAGGGCTAGAGTCTAATGGATTAGAAGTCACAAATAGTACCGATCCATTTTTTGTCAGTGCAGAAACTAATGATTATCGCTTAAAGTTGGATAGCCCTGCTATTGGACGTGGTGAAGCATTGCCTGCAGATATTGCTCATGCCATCGGAGTTCTTTCTGGCAGAGTAGTTGATTTAGGTGCACTGCAGTCTCAGGTATTCATAGCAAATTAATCAAACTAGTGGTTTAGCTCCCTGACACCTCTGTAAAACAGGGACACTGGTCATCCTCCAATCACTATCAGACTCGCAGGAGAAAGATCTCCTGCGATTTTTGCCATAGAAAACCATGTTAGCTCATGTAATTAAGTTTTTCTTTATAAATTTATAAATACAGCGATCGTTCTCTCAATTTACTCAGTATAATTACACTTTGGTTTACTAATTACTTAATTTCAAAGGTAGCTTCTATACGTTTATGAGCATCATTTTTTATAGTTTTATCTGAATTTTTATGGTTTTCTACTTCGTTATAATTGTCTCCAAAGCTTGCTCTCAGACGTTTTTTAGCTGCTACAACAATATTGTCCTACTTCAGTATATACACTGAAATCCAAAACACCTCAGACAAAATATAGCTAAGAATTTTTCAGTAAAATTACGCTTGAATGTGTACTTTAAGCAGCGTAATCTTTTTCGTTAGTTTGATTGTGTAATTCTGTTATATCTCAAAAATTTGAAATGTCAGCAAAAGGAGGCAAGTTAGTTTTTATTTTGAAGTAGTGAACAAATGTCTACTGCAAGGGTACTATTCTTCACTGCGCAACCTTGCATTCGTAGAAATTTAGGTATGTAAATTGTTTTTAATGTAGATACTGGCAAGCTGATACGCTAGGTATCCTCGGCAAAAACTTCCCCAATTCATACTGTAAATCTACTTTTTCCAGCTATTCAGCTACCGATTGCACAACTTTCTCAACTTTAGAAAAGAGCACCTCACAATCACTCCAGAAAGCAACTCTAACTTCTGCTCTTCGTTAGCATCCTACGAAACTTAAACCACCTTGTTCATGCAGCAATAGCTGTAGACTTTTCTGCTGGTTGTTGCTTTGTGCTACCTCTTCATCAACAACCACCAATGAGGAGACTTAAAAGCAAGTGAACTAATTGAAGCTTGCGAAAAATAACCAATTCACTAACTTCAGACAACACTTCCATCACAATTCACTAGAGAGAGCAATAATGAACAGTCAAGGTAATAAACACTTTTCTTTGTACTCGCTAGCCAAACTTACGTTGGCAGTTTTAATGACAACTCCATTTGCAGTACCACAAATAGCAACAGCTGCTGCACTCAACATTAAAAGAACGAACTACGGTATTCCTAATGGAGCGTTTTTTGTATCAC
This genomic interval carries:
- a CDS encoding right-handed parallel beta-helix repeat-containing protein, whose amino-acid sequence is MNNKITWQSIKTLVLTKGLLATLLIAPGVASANTNISVPDLKTTNYAIPTDAYFVSPDGQDTNTGRTINSPLSVEKALATAPSGATIVFRGGIYRGVEANVPKTLTLQAYPNEKPWIKGSVVVNEWVKEGSIWRKDGWNYSFPSKVQRASIDPKYPLAGVRDMVFINNVGLQQVASRSQVVPGTFYVDAANKKLYIGSDPAGKTVESTAKESAFTVLNNGSNTVIRGLGITHYADNAISIRRPNITLENNTLTWNGLNGVLLTNTDAVLRGNILSYNGRQGVAGVRADRMLLENNVVSYNNIENFAKHWGSAGIKTIWTDGLVWRGNLVENNNSIGMWIDESTTNSTVVNNVIRNNDGNGISMEISHKAIIASNVIYGNAPAGIIVLNSSSARIYNNTLARNHANLLIKETPRNNTKLAEIAEGIAWITRNTVVKNNILWGSSGPTYFAPSCELKEQSKQMIPVTNYNAYYRPAVAEPVNFVTWGLGGSQCSQGFRTLASFVSATGLESNGLEVTNSTDPFFVSAETNDYRLKLDSPAIGRGEALPADIAHAIGVLSGRVVDLGALQSQVFIAN